In a single window of the Nicotiana tomentosiformis chromosome 10, ASM39032v3, whole genome shotgun sequence genome:
- the LOC138900291 gene encoding uncharacterized protein, whose product MPYESLVSYVHVSTLVGNTIIVDRVYRSCEVTIGGLDTRVDLLLLSVVDFVVILGMDWLSPCHAVLDYHAKPVTLAMPGLPQIEWRGSLDYVPSRVISYLKAQPAGMPPDRDIDFGIDMVPGTQPISIPPYLMAPTELKELKEKLQELPDKGQLNKVTIKNKYPLPRIEDLFD is encoded by the exons ATGccctatgagtccttagtttcatatgttcatgtatctacactggtgggcaatactattattgtagaccggGTATACCGGTCGTGTgaagtgactattgggggattggacaCTAGAGTTGACCTCTTGTTACTTAGTGTGGTTGATTTCgttgtgatcttgggtatggactggttgtctccatgtcatgctgttctggattatcacgctaagcccgtgacattggcgatgccggggttgccacaGATTGAGTGgcgaggttctctagactatgttcccagtagagtgatttcatacttgaaggctca acctgccggcatgccacctgacagggatatcgactttggCATTGAcatggtgccgggcactcaacccatttctattcctccgtatcttATGGCACCGactgagttaaaggagttgaaggagaagcttcaggaactccctgataaggg gcagttgaacaaggtcacaatcaagaacaagtatcctttaccgcGCATTGAGGATCTATTTGACTAG